From Montipora foliosa isolate CH-2021 chromosome 6, ASM3666993v2, whole genome shotgun sequence, a single genomic window includes:
- the LOC138006534 gene encoding cell division cycle protein 23 homolog isoform X2, whose product MYSRYLAGEKHKNDDMTDILGPQETVVNKALTFLRAELCKKRKDLDGFGLFLYGIVLKKLDLREDALEVMQESVNKEPLHWGSWLELSSLCSDKETLHSLSLPSHWMAQFFQAHVAIDLQMNDEGLERYANLSQAGFSENKYILLQTALAHYHARDFVAACDLFQEVQKKDPYSLEHMDTYSNILYVKEMKPELSYLAHHTNSIDKYREETCCVIGNYYSLHDQHEKAVTYFQRALKLNPQYTSAWTLMGHEFMERKNTSAAIEAYRKAIDVNNRDYRAWYGLGQTYEILKMPFYCLYYYRQAHKFRPNDSRMLVALGESYEKLNSVQQAKKCYFRAISVGDLEGMAVIKLARLHEQLQEDDEAAIQYSRYVEQTETVGILSVADLCSSFVFLARFNLKKRNFEAAEMYAHKCCEYNEGREEGKGILREISNSRTIADGERKSADAFAQNLSLGNISVVRETGMSPAGAVAPKNLDFNTP is encoded by the exons ATGTATTCACGTTATTTG GCAGGTGAAAAACACAAGAATGATGACATGACAGACATTTTAG GTCCACAAGAAACTGTAGTAAACAAGGCCCTGACATTTTTAAGAGCAGAATTgtgcaaaaaaagaaaggatCTTGATGGTTTTGGTCTCTTCTT GTATGGCATAGTTTTGAAGAAACTTGACTTAAGAGAGGATGCATTGGAAGTGATGCAGGAATCTGTCAATAAAGAACCTCTTCATTGGGGCTCCTGGCTAGAGCTGTCATCCCTTTGTAGCGATAAAGAAACT ctCCACTCTCTTTCTCTCCCCTCCCACTGGATGGcacagttctttcaagctcatgTGGCCATTGATCTGCAGATGAATGACGAAGGACTAGAAAGATATGCAAACCTTAGTCAAGCAGGGTTTTCGGAAAACAAATACATCCTACTTCAGACCGCCTTAGCACATTATCATGCACGAG ATTTTGTAGCAGCTTGTGACTTATTCCAAGAAGTACAAAAGAAGGATCCATATTCACTAGAACATATGGATACGTATTCTAACATTCTTTACGTCAAG GAAATGAAGCCAGAGTTGAGTTATTTAGCTCATCATACAAACAGCATTGATAAATACAGAGAGGAAACATGCTGTGTGATAG GAAACTACTACAGTCTTCATGACCAGCACGAGAAAGCAGTGACGTACTTCCAGCGTGCACTTAAACTCAATCCACAGTACACGTCGGCATGGACACTAATGGGCCATGAATTCatggaaaggaaaaatactTCAGCTGCTATTGAAGCCTACAGGAAAGCTATAG ATGTAAATAACCGGGATTATCGGGCATGGTATGGACTGGGTCAAACGTATGAAATCCTCAAGATGCCATTTTACTGTTTATACTACTACAGACAGGCTCATAAATTCAG ACCAAATGACTCCAGAATGTTAGTGGCGTTAGGTGAAAGTTACGAAAAATTGAACAGTGTGCAACAAGCCAAGAAA TGTTATTTTAGAGCAATATCTGTGGGTGATTTAGAGGGAATGGCCGTGATCAAGTTAGCAAG aCTTCATGAACAGCTTCAAGAAGATGACGAGGCGGCCATTCAATACAGCCGTTATGTTGAGCAGACAGAAACTGTTGGG ATACTATCTGTGGCTGATCTGTGTTCCTCTTTCGTGTTTTTGGCGAGGTTTAACCTGAAGAAACGAAATTTTGAAGCTGCTGAAATGTACGCTCACAAGTGCTGTGAATATAATGAA GGCAGAGAGGAAGGTAAAGGTATTCTGCGAGAGATAAGTAACAGCAGAACTATTGCAGACGGAGAGAGAAAAAGTGCGGATGCTTTTGCTCAAAACCTGTCACTCGGAAATATATCTGTTGTTCGAGAGACAGGTATGTCACCAGCGGGAGCGGTGGCACCAAAGAACCTCGACTTCAACACACCGTGA
- the LOC138006534 gene encoding cell division cycle protein 23 homolog isoform X1: MAAVSSVCLPEIKRDLLFAVKECSERGLLHSTKWSSELAFSIPSFTSSVYLPKTDYSDEQFVKDFDKYTLGKTFFDLKEFDRAAFFLEGCTSQKAYFLYMYSRYLAGEKHKNDDMTDILGPQETVVNKALTFLRAELCKKRKDLDGFGLFLYGIVLKKLDLREDALEVMQESVNKEPLHWGSWLELSSLCSDKETLHSLSLPSHWMAQFFQAHVAIDLQMNDEGLERYANLSQAGFSENKYILLQTALAHYHARDFVAACDLFQEVQKKDPYSLEHMDTYSNILYVKEMKPELSYLAHHTNSIDKYREETCCVIGNYYSLHDQHEKAVTYFQRALKLNPQYTSAWTLMGHEFMERKNTSAAIEAYRKAIDVNNRDYRAWYGLGQTYEILKMPFYCLYYYRQAHKFRPNDSRMLVALGESYEKLNSVQQAKKCYFRAISVGDLEGMAVIKLARLHEQLQEDDEAAIQYSRYVEQTETVGILSVADLCSSFVFLARFNLKKRNFEAAEMYAHKCCEYNEGREEGKGILREISNSRTIADGERKSADAFAQNLSLGNISVVRETGMSPAGAVAPKNLDFNTP; encoded by the exons atggcggctgtgTCGAGTGTCTGTCTCCCCGAGATCAAGAGAGACCTTCTTTTCGCGGTAAAAGAATGTTCAGAGAGAGGTTTGCTCCATAGTACCAAGTG GTCTTCAGAGCTGGCCTTTTCTATTCCATCCTTTACTTCATCTGTTTACCTTCCCAAAACTGATTATTCTGATGAACAGTTTGTAAAAGATTTTGATAAATATACACTGGGTAAAACTTTCTTTGATCTTAAGGAGTTTGACAGAGCAGCATTCTTTTTGGAAGGATGCACAAGCCAAAAGGCATACTTTCTTTATATGTATTCACGTTATTTG GCAGGTGAAAAACACAAGAATGATGACATGACAGACATTTTAG GTCCACAAGAAACTGTAGTAAACAAGGCCCTGACATTTTTAAGAGCAGAATTgtgcaaaaaaagaaaggatCTTGATGGTTTTGGTCTCTTCTT GTATGGCATAGTTTTGAAGAAACTTGACTTAAGAGAGGATGCATTGGAAGTGATGCAGGAATCTGTCAATAAAGAACCTCTTCATTGGGGCTCCTGGCTAGAGCTGTCATCCCTTTGTAGCGATAAAGAAACT ctCCACTCTCTTTCTCTCCCCTCCCACTGGATGGcacagttctttcaagctcatgTGGCCATTGATCTGCAGATGAATGACGAAGGACTAGAAAGATATGCAAACCTTAGTCAAGCAGGGTTTTCGGAAAACAAATACATCCTACTTCAGACCGCCTTAGCACATTATCATGCACGAG ATTTTGTAGCAGCTTGTGACTTATTCCAAGAAGTACAAAAGAAGGATCCATATTCACTAGAACATATGGATACGTATTCTAACATTCTTTACGTCAAG GAAATGAAGCCAGAGTTGAGTTATTTAGCTCATCATACAAACAGCATTGATAAATACAGAGAGGAAACATGCTGTGTGATAG GAAACTACTACAGTCTTCATGACCAGCACGAGAAAGCAGTGACGTACTTCCAGCGTGCACTTAAACTCAATCCACAGTACACGTCGGCATGGACACTAATGGGCCATGAATTCatggaaaggaaaaatactTCAGCTGCTATTGAAGCCTACAGGAAAGCTATAG ATGTAAATAACCGGGATTATCGGGCATGGTATGGACTGGGTCAAACGTATGAAATCCTCAAGATGCCATTTTACTGTTTATACTACTACAGACAGGCTCATAAATTCAG ACCAAATGACTCCAGAATGTTAGTGGCGTTAGGTGAAAGTTACGAAAAATTGAACAGTGTGCAACAAGCCAAGAAA TGTTATTTTAGAGCAATATCTGTGGGTGATTTAGAGGGAATGGCCGTGATCAAGTTAGCAAG aCTTCATGAACAGCTTCAAGAAGATGACGAGGCGGCCATTCAATACAGCCGTTATGTTGAGCAGACAGAAACTGTTGGG ATACTATCTGTGGCTGATCTGTGTTCCTCTTTCGTGTTTTTGGCGAGGTTTAACCTGAAGAAACGAAATTTTGAAGCTGCTGAAATGTACGCTCACAAGTGCTGTGAATATAATGAA GGCAGAGAGGAAGGTAAAGGTATTCTGCGAGAGATAAGTAACAGCAGAACTATTGCAGACGGAGAGAGAAAAAGTGCGGATGCTTTTGCTCAAAACCTGTCACTCGGAAATATATCTGTTGTTCGAGAGACAGGTATGTCACCAGCGGGAGCGGTGGCACCAAAGAACCTCGACTTCAACACACCGTGA